The genomic segment GGTGATCGCCGAGGGGATCGAGACCCCCGCCCAGCTCGCCGCGCTGCGCGCGATGGGCTGCGGGCTCGGGCAGGGGTTCTATTTCGCCCGCCCGATGAGCCTCGAGGCGCTGCTGGCGAGCGCGGGCGAGGGGGCGGGGGCGGGGGTGGGCGTCAAGGCCAGCCTCTGAGCCCTAGAGCCCCGCCAGAAAGCCCTCCGCCTGTGCGGTGATCGCGGCGCGCTCCTCGGCCGAGAACCGCCCCAGCCCGCGATAGATCGGTGCCATCCGCGGATTGGCGCGAAACCGCGCCTCATGGGTGATCAGGAAATTCCAGTAAAGCGCGTTGAACGGGCAGGCCCCGGGCCCCAGACGCGCGCCCACGTCATGGCGGCAGCCGCGGCAATAGTCCGACATCCGGTTGATATAGGCCCCCGAGGCGGCATAGGGTTTCGAGCCGAGCCGCCCGCCATCGGCATGGGTGATCATCCCCTGGACATTGGGCAGCTCCACCCATTCGAAGGCATCGACATAGACCGCGAGATACCAGCGCGCGATCTCGGCGGGCGCGATCCCGGCCAGCAGCGCGAAATTGCCCGTCACCATCAGGCGCTGGATATGATGGGCATAGCCGTGGCGCGCGGTCGCGCCGATCACCGCGTCGAGGCAGGCCATCCCCGACCGCCCCGTCCAGAAAAACCCGGGCAGCGGCCGCGTCGCGCCAAGCGCATTGGTTTCGGCATAGCCCGGCATCTCGGTCCAGTAGATCCCGCGCACGAATTCGCGCCAGCCGAGGATCTGGCGGATGAACCCCTCGACCGCGTTCAGGGGCGCGCGCCCGGCGTGATACTCGGCCTCGGCCGCGTCGCAGACCTCGGCGGGGGTGAGCAGCCCGAGGTTGAGATAGGGCGAGAGCAGCGCGTGAAAGAGAAAATCCTCGCCGCTCTTCATCGCATCCTGATAATCGCCAAAGCCGGGCAGGCAATCGGCGAGGAAATGCGCGAGCGCGGCGCGCGCGCCTGCACGATCCACCGCCCAGCCAAAGGGCTCGAGCGCGCCGAAATTGCCCGCAAACCGCGCCCCGACGAGATCGAGCACCTCGCGCGTCAGCGCATCGGGCTCAAAGCGGCGCCGCGGCGGCGGGGCGAGCCCCTTCGGCAGCGCCTTGCGGTTCTCGCGGTCGAGGTTCCATTGCCCGCCCACCGGCGCGCCCTGCGCCATCAGATAGCCGGTGCGCTTGCGCATCTCGCGGTAGAAATATTCCATCCGTCCGGTGCGCCCGGCGCGGCGCAGCGCGGCAAAATCCTCGCGCGAGCAAAAGAAGCGGTCGTCGGGGCGGATCTCGGTCTCGAGGCCGAAATCCGCGCCCCAGCGCCGCATCGCCTCCCAGACCCGCCACTCGCCGGGCTCGGTCATCACCAGCCGCGCCGGGCGATGGCGGGCGAGCGCGCGGGCGAGCTCGGCGCCGAGGCTGTGGCGGTTGGCCGGATCGTCAAGGCGCACATAATCGACCGCGATCCCCTCGGCGGCGAGCTCGGAGGCGAAATGGCGCATCGCCGAGAGCACGAGCGCGATCTTTTGCGGGTGGTGGGGGACATAGCCGGTCTCCTCCCCGACCTCGAACATCACCACCACATCGCGCCCGGGCTCGAGCCCCGCCAGCGCGCTCAGCCCGCGGCTGAGCTGATCGCCGAGCACAAGGCGCAGCGTGCCCCCGCTCACCCGCGGCCCCGCCACGCCACCGCGCCAAGCGCCACGATCCCGAGCCCCGCGAGCGCGATCACCGGCAGATTGGCCGCGGGCAGGTTGGCCGCGATCACGCCGATCAGCGCCCAGCCCACGCCCAGCCCATAGCCCCAGGCGCGCGGCTGGCGCGAAAAGACCGCGAGCGCCACGATGAGCACCGCGCCCAGAAGCACGATCGCCGCCGTCTGCGCGCCGAGCAGCCCGTAGCCGCTCAGCACCACCGCGACCGCGACCCCCGTCGCCGCCGTCAGCCAGCCCGCATAAAGCCCGACCGCGCCGCGCGCCGCCAAGCCCGCCGGCGCCCGCCCGAGCGCCGCGAGCGCCGATGCCGCCATCACCACGATCATCGCCGTCGCCGCGACCGGCGCGACCCCCGCCACCGCGATCCAGAACGTGCCGACCGCGAGGCTGAGCGCGAGCGGGCCGCGCATCGCCGCCCAGGCCGGGTCGGTGCGGTGGCGCAGCAGCCCAAGCCCCGCGCTCAGCCCGAGCCCGAGATAGATCACCCCCCAGATCGAGAAGGCCCAGCCCACCGGCTGCACCGGCCAGCTCTCGGCCACCACCGGAAATTGCGTCGGCTCAAAGCCGGCAAAGCTGTCGGAGGCCAGCGGCGAAAGCACGAAACTCGCGGTCAAGAGCGCCACCAGCGGCGCGGCGATACGGTCAAAGGTCATCGAAAAGATCTCCTTGGCGCGCCCCCCGGGGCGCTCTTGCCCCAAGCTAGCGCGGCGCGGCGGGCTGTCACCCCCCGGCGCGGCTCAACCTTGCCCAAAGCTTGGGCAATTTCCACGAACTTCGCCAGGAATTGACGCGGCGGCATTCGGCGACTGGACAGGGCGGGCGGTTGGTGTGCATCCTGGGGTTGTAAGCCGAGCCGCGCGATCCGCCGCAAGGGGCGGGGGGCGCTATGCAACCGCGATCCGAAGAGGGCACAGATGACGGCCTTGTTTTTCGGGCATATCGCCCTCTTTTCCTTTGCGCCGCTCTATTTCACCACGCTCGATGCGCCAAGCCGACGGGTGCATTTCTAACTCTATCTCGCGCTCGTGCTGCTGCTCAGCGGGTTCTTGGGCAATGCCTATGCGCTCAACCTCGCGCCGGGGCTGAGCGTCTCGGGGGGCAATCTGTGCTACGGCGCCTTCATGATGACCTCGGTGCTGTTCTTCCTGCTCGAGCGCGATGTGTTCATCTTGCGCCGGGTGATCCGGCTCGTGGTGGTGGTCGATCTCTTCAACATCGCGTTCTCCTTCCTGGCGAGCACGGCGCTTTCCGATCCGGCGGCGACCAACCCCCATGCCACGCCCGCCGCGCTCTTTCAGCAATCGATCCCGCTGATCGTGCTGGGCGGGGTGCTGATCGTGAGCGAGCTTTTCGGGCTGCTCTTCTGGTTCGAGCGGGTGAAACGCTGGCGGCTCTCGGCGCCGCTGGCGGGGGCGGCCTATCTGGCGGGCTTCGTCGCGATGCTCTGCCTCGATGGCATCGTCTTTCCGCTCGTGGCGTTCGGGGTCTCGCCCGAGATCGTCGCGGCGGTGTTTGGCGGGCTCGGCGGCAAGGTGCTGACCGCCGCCGCCTTCAGCCTGCCGCTGGTGGCCTTCATGACCTTCTGGCGGCGCCAGTTCGTCGATTACCTCGAGGCGGATGTCTTCACCTGGCGGGTGCTGCTCGCCACCTCGCGCGATCTGATCCGCGAGCTCACCGAGAATGACCGCGCGCGCGGCGGAGGGCTGGTTCGCCCATGACGGCGCCCCGCTCGCGCTGCCGCCCGACCGCGCGCAAAGCTGGCGCGGCGAGGTCAGCTTCGGCCCGGGGCGGCGCGCGCAGGGCATCCTCTCGGTGACCCCGGTCGTCACCCCCGCCGCCGAGGCGCCGACCTTCGTGTGCTCGCTCACCGATATCACCGAGCAAAAGCGCGTCCAGGCCGAGCTCGACCATCTCGCGATGCATGATGCGCTCACCGGCCTGCCCAACCGCCGCGCCCTCGATGCCGCGCTCGCCGCGCTCAGCGGCCCCGCCGCCCTCGCGATCCTCGATCTCGACGCGTTCAAGGATGTCAACGACAGCTACGGCCATCTGACGGGCGATGTGCTCTTGCGCGAGGTCGGCGAGCGGCTCGCGGCGCAGGCGGCGCCCGAGCTGTTCCGCATCGGCGGCGATGAATTCGCGATCCTGTGGCGCGGGCTGGCGCAGGAGGAGGATCTGCGCGCCGCGGTCGGGCGGATGCGCGCGGCGCTGGCGCTGCCGTTCTCGGTCGGGGCGGGGCGCGAGGTGGCGCTCGGCGCGAGCTGGGGGGCGAGCCTGATCGCCGAGGGCCCGGGCTCGGTGCTCTTTGCGCAAGCCGATGCCGCGCTCCATGAACGCAAGTCGGGCGAGCGCGATGCGCTTGGCATCTACGAGGAGCGCTTCACCGAGGCCGCGCAGCGCCGCCTTGCGCTCGGCGCCCGGCTGCGCCGCGCGATCGACGCCGAAGCGATCGAGATCGCCTATCAGCCGCAAGTCGACCGTGCGGGTGCGGTCACCGGGCTCGAGGCGCTCGCGCGCTGGACCGATCCCGAGCTCGGCCCGATCGCGCCGGCGGAATTCATCCCGCTGGCCGAGGCGCATGGGCTGATCTTCGAGCTCGGCGATCTGGTCTTGCGCCGCGCCTGTGCCGATGGCGCGCGCTGGCGATGCGCGGGCGCGGGCGCTGATCGCGGCGATTGTGCAGATGGCGCGGGGGCTTGAGCTGCGCGTGGTGGCCGAGGGGGTCGAGACCGAGGCGCAGGCGGCGTTCTTGCGCGAGATCGGCTGCGATGCGGTGCAGGGGTTTTTCTTCGCCCGCCCGGGGGCGGCGAGCGCGGTCGCGCAGATCTGCGCGGCGCGGCGCGGCGCGCCGGCGCTGCCCTGAGAGCGGGGGGTCTCGAGGCGGGCGCGATCAGCGCGCCGCGGCGAGATCCGCGGGCCGGTCGATGTCTCGCGCCTCGGCCGGGCGCAGCGGCACGAGCTGCGCGGCGGGGATCTCGCGCAGCCAGCCGCGCGCGCCGTGGTCGCCCTCGGTCGCGGCGCGCGCGGCGGCAAAATCGGCGCGCAGGAGGAGCAGCGGCGGCATCGGCGTGCCGCCACACTGGCAGGCCGAGCCCCGCGCCGCCCGGCCGAGCGCGGCAAAGACCGCCGCGGGCACGGCGGGCATATCGCCGAGCGCAATCAAGAGCCGCGCCGCGCCGGCCGCCTCGGCCAGATCGAGCGCGGCGCGGACCGAGGCCGACATTTCCTGCCCCGGCGCGATCAGATGCGGGGCAAACGCGCGGGGCAGGGCGGCCGCCACCGCACTCTCCGAGACAATCGCATGATAGCTCGCGCAGCCCGCCGCGCGCATCGCCCCCGCCGCCGCCGCGACGAGCGGCGCGCCGCGCCAGGTCGCGAGGAGCTTGTTCTCCGCCCCGAAGCGCCGCGAGGCGCCCGCCGCGAGCAGAACGCCCACAAACGGCCCGCTCATCGCGCCGCTCCTCGCGCCGCCATCACCGCCGAGATCTCGGCCAGCACCGAGATCGCGAGCGTCTCGGGGTCGCGCGTCGAGGGGATCAGCCCGATCGGCCCGCGCAGCCGCGCGATCGCCTCGGGCGCCACACCCAGCGCGCCGAGCCGCGCCACGCGCGCGGCCTGCGCCGCGCGGCTGCCCTGCGCGCCGATATAGGCGGCCGGGCGCGCGAGCAGCGCGCGCAAGAGCTCAGGCTCCATGTCATGGTCGTGATAAAAGAGCGTCACCGCCGTCTCGGCATCGAGCCCCACCGTCTCGAGCTCGGCGATCGCGCCGAGGCGGCGCGCGCTGAGCCCGAGCGCGCGGGCGGAGCCGAGCACCATGTCGTCATGGCTGAGCAGCAGATGCTCCCGCCCGAGCCCCGCGACGAGGCGCGCAAACGCCAGCGCCTCGGGCCCCGCGCCAAGGATCAGATGGCGCAGCGCCGGGCGGAACCCCACCCGGAAGCCCTCCGCCTCGGGCCCGGTCTCGGCAAAGGGGCCGAGCGTGAGCGCGCCCGAGGGCGCGAGATGGAGCGCCACCGCGCGCCGCTCCGCCCGGGCGCGGGCCAGCGCGCGCAGGCTCTCGCCCGCCCCGACCGGCACGAGCGTGACCTCGAGCGCGCCGCCGCAGGGCAGTTTCAGGTCGAAAAACGGCGAGCCCGCGCCATAGCGCAGCACCCGCGGCACGCCGCTTGCGCGCACCTCGGCCGCATGGAGGACCAGATCGGCCTCGATACAGCCCGAGGTGATCGCGCCCGCGTAACCGCCGCGCGTATCGATCGCCATCGCCGCGCCGATCTCGCGGTAAGCGGGCCCCTCGGTCTTGGTCAGGAGCGCGAGCACGACGCCCGCGCCCATCGCAAGCGCCGCCTCCCAGGGGTCGACGAGCGCCGGATGCAGCCCCCCCGCGGGCAGATCCGCGGGGGGCAGGCCGAGGCACGAAGGGCGCGCGGCGGTCGCCATGATCAGCCCTGCGCCTTCAGCGCGGCGAGCACCGCGGCGGGCGTGATCGGCAGGTGGCGCATCCGCACCCCCACCGCCGCGAAGATCGCATTCGCGATCGCGGGGGCGACGACGGTCGTGCCGGGCTCGCCGAGCCCCGTCGGCACCTCGGTGCTCGGCACGAACTCGATCTCGATCGGCGGGCTGTCGATCATCCGCAGCGGCGTGTAATCGTCGAGGTTGCGATCGCGCGGCAGGCCTTGGGCGAATTCGGTGCCCTCGTAGAGCGCCATCGACACCCCCCAGAGCGCGCCGCCCTCGACCTGCGCATGGGCGCCGTTCGGATCGACCACGGTGCCACAATCGACCACGATCCAGAGCTTTTGCAGATCGACCCGGCCGGTCGCGCGGTCGACGCGCACCTGCGCCGCGCCGCCGACCCAGGTCGGCATCGAGCGCGACTGACCATAGGTCGTGGCCAGCCCGATCGCGGTATCGGCGGGGAGGTCCGTCTTGCCATAGCCCGAAAGCTCGGCCACCCGCGCCAGCACCGCCGCCTGACGGCGCGCGCCGCCCACCGCATCGGGCGCCGAGCCCGCGTTGCGGCCCTCGGCGGTGAACTGGCCCAGCCGGAAGGCGAGCGGATCGGCGCCGATATGGCGCGCGGCTTCGTCCATGAAGCTCTCCACCGCGAAGTTGATCCAGCCCGGCGAGACCGAGCGCAACCAACCGGGGCGGAAGGTCGCCTCGGCGAGCTCGTTCGAGATCGCCCGCACCCGCTGCGCGCCGGTTTCATACCAGTGATCGGCGCCGTCCGAGGCGAAGGGGTCATAGGCCTCGCCATTGGTGCCCTTGGGCATGAAGCCCGGCACCATCACCTTGGTCGGCCAGCCCGAGGCCACCGCGGTCTCCATCGCGATCACCTTCTTGTCGGCGTCAAAAGCCATCCGCAGCTTCGAGAGCGAGGGCGAGCGCACCGAGTCGAAGGCGCTGTCATCCTCGCGGCGCATCACCATCTTCACCGGCTTGCCGCCGAGCGCCTTCGAGGCGAGCGCGGCGGGCACGATGTAATCGCCGTTGAGCCGCCGCCCGAAGCCGCCGCCGAGCATATAGGTCCGCATCACCACCTTGTCCTCGGCCACGCCGAGCGCGGTCTGGATCCAGGGCAGGCAGAGCGATTGCCATTGGTTGCCGGTATGCACCTGCCAGACGCCATCCTCGCCGAGGAAGACGAGCGCGTTGAGCGGCTCGAGCTGGAAATGCAGCACCGTTTGCGTGGTGTAGCTCGCCTCGAACGTATCGGCGGCGCCGGCAAAGACCGGCGCGACATCGCTGTTGCCGCTCTCGAGGAGCGCGCCCCCGGCCTCGTCCTCGACCAGACGCAGGTTCTCGGCCTGGATCGCGGCCTCATCGACGCCCGCGGCCGCCTCGTTGAGCGCATAGCTGACCTTGACGAGCCCCGCGGCCTTCATCGCGGCCCATTGGCTCTCGGCAATCACCATCGCCCAGCCCGGCGCGGTGCCCGAGGGGTCGTCGAGCGCCAGCGTCTCGAGATAGCCCTTCACGGCCTTCGCGGCGCTGTCGTCGATCGCGGTGATCGAGGAGCCGTAGCGCGTCGGCGGCAGGATCGGGGTGGCGTGGACCATGCCCTCGATCTTCGCGTCGATGCCATAGATCGTCTCGCCGGCGGTCTTGGCGCGGATATCGAGCGCGGCAAGCTCCTTGCCGATCAGCTTCAGCTCGGCATGGGCCTTGAGCGGCAGCGCCTTCAGCTCCTCCTCGGTGAAGCTCTGCGTGATGCCCGCGCGCACGAGCTCGCCAAAGCCCGCCACGCGCGCCCCCGCGCGCACCTCGCCATTCTCGACGGTGACCGCGGCCACATCGACCCCCCAGAGCTCGGCCGCCTTTTGCGCGAGCGCCACGCGCCCCGCGGCGCCCGCCTGCCGATAAAGCGGCCAGCTCTGCCAGACCGACCAGCTGCCGCCGGTGACCATCAGCCCCCATTTCGGATCGGTGTCGACATGGGTGATATGCACGTCATCCCAGTTCGCGCCGAGCTCGTCGGCGAGGATCCGCGCGATCGCGGTGCCGACATGCTGGCCCATCTCGGCGCGGATGATGTTGACATTCACCCGGCCCTCGCCGTCGATCCAATACCAGATCGCCGGCTCGAACTTGCCGCCCGCGGCTTCGATCGGCAGCCCGTCGGCCGCGCCCGGGTCCATCGCGGCAAGCGGCGCTTTCGGGAAGCCGAAGACCGCGCCCGCGGCGCACATCGACACAAGGAACCCGCGCCGCGAGAGGCGCGCGCCATCCGCGGCGCGTTTGGGCATCAGGGAGCGGGGATCAGCCATTCGAGGCCTCCTCCTTCATCGCGGCGGCGGCGGTGCGCACAGCCTCGCGGATACGGTTGTAGGTCATGCAGCGGCAGACGTTCCCGGTCATCACCGCGTCGATATCGGCATCGGTGGGCTCGGGAATATCCTTGATCAGCGCCGCGGCGGTCATGATCTGGCCCGATTGGCAATAGCCGCATTGCGGCACCTGCAGATCGCGCCAGACCTTCTGGACGGGGTGATCGCCAGTGGGCGAGAGCCCCTCGATCGTGGTGATCTCGGCGCCGATCACGTCTTTCACCGGGGTGATGCAGCTGCGCGTGGGGCGCCCGCCGACATGCACCGTGCAGGCCCCGCACAGCCCGATCCCGCAGCCGTATTTGGTGCCGGTCAGGCCGATGTCATCGCGGATCGCCCACATCAGCGGGGTCTCCGGGTCGATATCGAGGCGGACGGCGCGCCCGTTGATCTTGAACTCGATCATGGTTTTGGTCCTCTCAATGGGTCGTCACGGTGGCGCGCAGCGCGGCCACTTTCGCCGCCAGCTCCGGCCAGGGCGCAAGCCCCGCCCGATCGGCGCGCAGATAGGCCGCGATCGCGGCGATCTCGTCATCGGAGAGCGCGCCGCGGAAGGCCGGCATCACGGTGCCGCCCGCGCCCTCATTCGCCGCAACCCCGTCGAGGATCACATGGATCAGGTTCGAGGGGTCGTCGAGCCGGGTGGCCGAGTTGATGCCGAGATCGGGGCGCGCGGCGCTCACGCTCGCAGGGCTCGCGTTGTAATGGCAGCTCGCACAGGCCGAGGCATAGAGCCGCGCGCCCTGATCGAGCCGATAGGCCGGGTCGGGCTGGCCCGCCGCGATCGAGGCGGTGAGCGCCGGCGCCGTCTCGGGCGCGCCGGTTTCGGCGCCCGTTTCGCCGCCGAGATAGACGCCGATCGCAGCGAGATCGGCATCGGGCAGCGCGCGCAGCCCGGCATGCACGACCGGCCCCATCGGGCCCGCGGCGACGCCATGATAGACCCCCGCGCCGGTCTTCAGATAGGCGGTGAAATCGGCCGCCGTCCACGGCACGCCCGAGGGGTTCGCCGCGGTCAGCGCCGGCGCGGTCCAGCTGTCGATCGTCGCGCCCGCATAGGCCTCGCTCTTGATCTCGGCGCCGACCGGGTTGCGCGGCGTATGGCAGGCGCCGCAATGCGCGACCCCTTGCGCGAGATAGGCGCCGCGGTTCCAGTCCTCCGAGCGCGTCTCGTCGGGCACATAGCGGCCGAAATCGACGAAGAGCAGCTTCCAGCCCGCCTGCAAGATCCGCTGGTTGAGCGGGAAGGGCAGGCCCGGCGCCTTGGTCTCCTCTTCGACGGGGGCGACCGAGGTCATGATATAGGCATAGATCGCATCGACATCGGCATCGGTCATCTTGGTGAAATGATCGAAGGGGAAGGCCGGGAAGAGATGGCGCCCCGCAGCGTCGACGCCCTCATGCATCGCGCGGCGGAAAGCCTCGGGCGACCAGCTGCCGATGCCGGTCTTCGGGTCGGGGGTGATGTTCGAGGCATAGATCGTGCCGAACGCGGTCACGATCGGGTAATTGCCCGCGAAAGGCGCGCCGCCCGCGGCGGTGTGGCAGGTCGCGCAATAGCCCGCCGAGGCGAGGATCCGGCCCTGTTCGATCACCTCGGGCGCGAATTGGGGCCGTTCGGCGGCGGTGATGGCGGGCAGGGCCCCGTGATAGGCGTAAAGGCCAAAGCCCCCGGCCGCGAGCACGCCCGCGATCGCCAGGGCGGATAAAGTGGATCGTAGCATGACCGTCCCAAGTCCTTCTTGTCTCGACGGGAGGTCCGGCGGGGGCGAAGCGCTGGCGCGGGCCGGGCAATGCCTGCGCAGGGGCGAAAACCGCCCCCGGGCCGGGATGACACTTGCTTGGCACCTTGCTGGCGATCCGCGACTGGGCGCTCGGATCTCCCCTATGCGACCA from the Rhodobacter xanthinilyticus genome contains:
- a CDS encoding xanthine dehydrogenase family protein molybdopterin-binding subunit; the protein is MADPRSLMPKRAADGARLSRRGFLVSMCAAGAVFGFPKAPLAAMDPGAADGLPIEAAGGKFEPAIWYWIDGEGRVNVNIIRAEMGQHVGTAIARILADELGANWDDVHITHVDTDPKWGLMVTGGSWSVWQSWPLYRQAGAAGRVALAQKAAELWGVDVAAVTVENGEVRAGARVAGFGELVRAGITQSFTEEELKALPLKAHAELKLIGKELAALDIRAKTAGETIYGIDAKIEGMVHATPILPPTRYGSSITAIDDSAAKAVKGYLETLALDDPSGTAPGWAMVIAESQWAAMKAAGLVKVSYALNEAAAGVDEAAIQAENLRLVEDEAGGALLESGNSDVAPVFAGAADTFEASYTTQTVLHFQLEPLNALVFLGEDGVWQVHTGNQWQSLCLPWIQTALGVAEDKVVMRTYMLGGGFGRRLNGDYIVPAALASKALGGKPVKMVMRREDDSAFDSVRSPSLSKLRMAFDADKKVIAMETAVASGWPTKVMVPGFMPKGTNGEAYDPFASDGADHWYETGAQRVRAISNELAEATFRPGWLRSVSPGWINFAVESFMDEAARHIGADPLAFRLGQFTAEGRNAGSAPDAVGGARRQAAVLARVAELSGYGKTDLPADTAIGLATTYGQSRSMPTWVGGAAQVRVDRATGRVDLQKLWIVVDCGTVVDPNGAHAQVEGGALWGVSMALYEGTEFAQGLPRDRNLDDYTPLRMIDSPPIEIEFVPSTEVPTGLGEPGTTVVAPAIANAIFAAVGVRMRHLPITPAAVLAALKAQG
- a CDS encoding cytochrome c; the encoded protein is MLRSTLSALAIAGVLAAGGFGLYAYHGALPAITAAERPQFAPEVIEQGRILASAGYCATCHTAAGGAPFAGNYPIVTAFGTIYASNITPDPKTGIGSWSPEAFRRAMHEGVDAAGRHLFPAFPFDHFTKMTDADVDAIYAYIMTSVAPVEEETKAPGLPFPLNQRILQAGWKLLFVDFGRYVPDETRSEDWNRGAYLAQGVAHCGACHTPRNPVGAEIKSEAYAGATIDSWTAPALTAANPSGVPWTAADFTAYLKTGAGVYHGVAAGPMGPVVHAGLRALPDADLAAIGVYLGGETGAETGAPETAPALTASIAAGQPDPAYRLDQGARLYASACASCHYNASPASVSAARPDLGINSATRLDDPSNLIHVILDGVAANEGAGGTVMPAFRGALSDDEIAAIAAYLRADRAGLAPWPELAAKVAALRATVTTH
- a CDS encoding EAL domain-containing protein, which encodes MARGLELRVVAEGVETEAQAAFLREIGCDAVQGFFFARPGAASAVAQICAARRGAPALP
- a CDS encoding (2Fe-2S)-binding protein, whose amino-acid sequence is MIEFKINGRAVRLDIDPETPLMWAIRDDIGLTGTKYGCGIGLCGACTVHVGGRPTRSCITPVKDVIGAEITTIEGLSPTGDHPVQKVWRDLQVPQCGYCQSGQIMTAAALIKDIPEPTDADIDAVMTGNVCRCMTYNRIREAVRTAAAAMKEEASNG
- a CDS encoding diguanylate cyclase domain-containing protein, with the translated sequence MTARAAEGWFAHDGAPLALPPDRAQSWRGEVSFGPGRRAQGILSVTPVVTPAAEAPTFVCSLTDITEQKRVQAELDHLAMHDALTGLPNRRALDAALAALSGPAALAILDLDAFKDVNDSYGHLTGDVLLREVGERLAAQAAPELFRIGGDEFAILWRGLAQEEDLRAAVGRMRAALALPFSVGAGREVALGASWGASLIAEGPGSVLFAQADAALHERKSGERDALGIYEERFTEAAQRRLALGARLRRAIDAEAIEIAYQPQVDRAGAVTGLEALARWTDPELGPIAPAEFIPLAEAHGLIFELGDLVLRRACADGARWRCAGAGADRGDCADGAGA
- a CDS encoding XdhC family protein — translated: MATAARPSCLGLPPADLPAGGLHPALVDPWEAALAMGAGVVLALLTKTEGPAYREIGAAMAIDTRGGYAGAITSGCIEADLVLHAAEVRASGVPRVLRYGAGSPFFDLKLPCGGALEVTLVPVGAGESLRALARARAERRAVALHLAPSGALTLGPFAETGPEAEGFRVGFRPALRHLILGAGPEALAFARLVAGLGREHLLLSHDDMVLGSARALGLSARRLGAIAELETVGLDAETAVTLFYHDHDMEPELLRALLARPAAYIGAQGSRAAQAARVARLGALGVAPEAIARLRGPIGLIPSTRDPETLAISVLAEISAVMAARGAAR
- a CDS encoding cryptochrome/photolyase family protein, with the protein product MSGGTLRLVLGDQLSRGLSALAGLEPGRDVVVMFEVGEETGYVPHHPQKIALVLSAMRHFASELAAEGIAVDYVRLDDPANRHSLGAELARALARHRPARLVMTEPGEWRVWEAMRRWGADFGLETEIRPDDRFFCSREDFAALRRAGRTGRMEYFYREMRKRTGYLMAQGAPVGGQWNLDRENRKALPKGLAPPPRRRFEPDALTREVLDLVGARFAGNFGALEPFGWAVDRAGARAALAHFLADCLPGFGDYQDAMKSGEDFLFHALLSPYLNLGLLTPAEVCDAAEAEYHAGRAPLNAVEGFIRQILGWREFVRGIYWTEMPGYAETNALGATRPLPGFFWTGRSGMACLDAVIGATARHGYAHHIQRLMVTGNFALLAGIAPAEIARWYLAVYVDAFEWVELPNVQGMITHADGGRLGSKPYAASGAYINRMSDYCRGCRHDVGARLGPGACPFNALYWNFLITHEARFRANPRMAPIYRGLGRFSAEERAAITAQAEGFLAGL
- a CDS encoding NTP transferase domain-containing protein, which produces MSGPFVGVLLAAGASRRFGAENKLLATWRGAPLVAAAAGAMRAAGCASYHAIVSESAVAAALPRAFAPHLIAPGQEMSASVRAALDLAEAAGAARLLIALGDMPAVPAAVFAALGRAARGSACQCGGTPMPPLLLLRADFAAARAATEGDHGARGWLREIPAAQLVPLRPAEARDIDRPADLAAAR